Proteins encoded together in one Coffea arabica cultivar ET-39 chromosome 2c, Coffea Arabica ET-39 HiFi, whole genome shotgun sequence window:
- the LOC113725561 gene encoding uncharacterized protein, giving the protein MKKLFFFRSSSSNGGTNQVSPKSAHKQVYWDKQADGNDKSRKKKQTTENCAASRTPFLRRSRSSSSAAIFDGGAIRSTGIDQIGSPCSTSNGSVEQFGRHSSRRTLTPERQHRTKFFESGTVQNGHRVEKRGCVPSSGLQYDSSECSSYSSSNVSNGVLDRYIDGEEQLEQSSLQGKFSMRNHIENVNDLRKQATVVQHHASVSPTNDRTRKPKSQSFREIDVAQLHLSSRDWVENGFGNESPRKLAKHVVERLSQAKFFPRKSSKELDSDVPITVEDIYSGSLTRSPSGDSDGVPPKTCTLNDVNGASDGYACEETSGFTGRKCFFADSCEFSNNIVSGEDADFKLVSKFKEAEDQAMVLSEELEQENFLQHTELSLPSLVQTIRGLSVERVNMAYNVSSILKDWIANRASLKEELKEVRSELDSKTRRLEKEKNELQSALEKELDRRSGEWSLKLEKYQAEEHRLRERVRELAEQNVSLQREVSSFCEKEACIKSKMTHSEQQVEDLTTKVKELREEKQNLQKILSELQEKYSASEEGRDCMQRNYEEKVKECKDLHRSITRLQRTCSEQEKTIEGLRGLGEEIQKKNFVENIDKQLGKLQMEQIRLTGLEHALRKEVESCRLEIDSLRHENINLLHRLKDAGKEGGFSTFKLDQELWNRICCLQNQGLSFLADSAQLCNKLLEYMKSNSNQFTKAGLGVEDTGLSSQFIIECEVKLQGFNRGIENLTKSLSVVSTVLHEKSQPVSLESQCPVLGVDTCHSNQKSEDIIQSELKAETLLTTLLREKLYSKELDIEQLQAELAAAVRGNDILKAEVQNALDTLSCLSHKTKDLELQMIKKDENIYQLQNELQEYTKELTIVKGILPKVSEERDLMWGEVKQYSEKNMLLNREINILKKKIEGLDEDILLKEGQISILKDALGKPFDLLASPDSEHKYLVN; this is encoded by the exons ATGAAGAAACTCTTCTTTTTCAGATCATCTTCATCTAATGGTGGTACTAATCAAGTTTCAccaaaatcagctcataagcAAGTCTATTGGGATAAACAAGCAGATGGGAATGACAAATCCAGGAAAAAAAAGCAAACCACTGAAAACTGTGCTGCTAGTAGGACACCATTTCTTAGAAGAAGCCGTTCATCATCATCTGCAGCCATCTTTGATGGTGGGGCTATCCGAAGTACTGGAATTGATCAAATAGGGTCTCCATGTAGTACTAGTAATGGGTCAGTCGAGCAATTTGGTCGCCATTCATCTCG TCGCACTCTGACTCCTGAGAGGCAACATCGGACAAAGTTCTTTGAAAGTGGCACTGTTCAAAATGGACACAGAGTCGAGAAGCGTGGTTGTGTTCCTTCTTCTGGGCTGCAATATGATTCATCAGAATGTTCCTCTTACAGTTCGAGTAATGTTTCAAATGGAGTATTGGACCGTTATATTGATGGGGAAGAACAGCTGGAACAGAGCTCATTGCAGGGTAAGTTTTCCATGAGAAATCATATTGAAAATGTAAATGACTTGAGAAAGCAAGCCACAGTAGTTCAGCATCATGCCTCTGTTTCTCCAACCAATGATAGGACACGAAAACCTAAATCTCAATCTTTTAGAGAAATTGATGTAGCACAGCTTCATCTTTCATCAAGGGATTGGGTGGAGAATGGCTTTGGCAATGAATCTCCTAGGAAACTGGCTAAACATGTGGTTGAGAGACTTTCCCAGGCAAAGTTTTTTCCCaggaaaagttcaaaagaattaGATTCTGACGTTCCAATCACAGTTGAAGACATCTATAGTGGATCCTTAACTAGAAGTCCTAGTGGAGATTCTGATGGAGTTCCTCCAAAAACTTGTACACTCAATGATGTTAATGGAGCTTCTGATGGATATGCTTGTGAAGAAACCTCAGGTTTTACCGGTAGAAAATGCTTCTTTGCTGACAGCTGTGAATTCTCAAATAACATTGTGTCAGGAGAAGATGCAGATTTCAAGTTAGTTAGCAAGTTTAAGGAAGCTGAGGATCAGGCCATGGTTCTTTCAGAAGAGCTTGAACAAGAGAATTTTCTTCAGCACACTGAGCTTAGTCTGCCATCATTGGTTCAGACAATTAGAGGCTTGAGTGTTGAAAGGGTAAACATGGCTTACAATGTTTCATCTATTCTGAAGGATTGGATTGCCAATAGGGCTTCTCTGAAGGAAGAACTTAAAGAAGTTAGGTCAGAATTGGATTCAAAGACTCGGAGATTggagaaggaaaagaatgaGTTGCAATCAGCTCTAGAGAAAGAGTTAGACAGAAGGTCAGGTGAGTGGTCTCTTAAACTGGAGAAATACCAGGCAGAAGAACATAGACTTCGTGAGAGGGTAAGGGAGCTTGCAGAGCAGAATGTCTCACTGCAGAGGGAGGTTTCTTCTTTTTGTGAGAAGGAAGCTTGTATAAAAAGCAAGATGACACATTCTGAGCAACAGGTTGAGGACCTGACTACAAAAGTCAAGGAATTGAGAGAAGAAAAGCAAAACCTGCAGAAAATTTTGTCTGAGCTGCAAGAGAAGTATAGTGCATCTGAAGAGGGTAGAGATTGCATGCAAAGAAACTATGAGGAGAAGGTGAAAGAATGCAAGGACTTGCACAGGTCTATTACTAGATTACAGAGGACGTGTAGTGAACAGGAAAAAACAATTGAGGGATTACGTGGACTTGGTGAGGAAATTCAGAAGAAGAATTTTGTGGAGAACATTGATAAGCAGCTAGGGAAACTGCAAATGGAACAAATAAGGTTGACAGGGCTGGAGCATGCATTGAGGAAGGAGGTGGAGTCTTGCAGGCTTGAAATTGATTCTCTTCGTCATGAAAATATAAACCTACTACATCGTTTAAAAGATGCTGGAAAGGAGGGTGGTTTTTCAACGTTTAAGCTAGATCAGGAATTGTGGAATCGTATTTGCTGCCTGCAGAACCAAGGACTTTCTTTCCTTGCGGACAGTGCCCAGCTGTGCAATAAATTACTTGAGTACATGAAGTCAAATTCAAATCAGTTTACTAAAGCTGGGTTAGGTGTTGAAGACACTGGCTTAAGTAGCCAATTTATCATTGAATGTGAGGTGAAGCTCCAGGGTTTTAACAGAGGAATTGAAAACTTAACAAAGAGCTTGTCTGTTGTCTCCACTGTGTTGCATGAAAAGTCTCAGCCAGTCTCTTTGGAATCTCAGTGCCCCGTTTTAGGGGTTGACACATGTCACAGCAATCAAAAATCAGAG GATATAATACAATCAGAGCTCAAAGCTGAAACTTTACTAACAACTTTGTTACGGGAGAAGCTTTATTCCAAAGAGCTGGACATTGAGCAACTTCAAGCTGAATTGGCAGCTGCTGTTAGAGGGAATGATATTCTTAAAGCTGAAGTGCAAAATGCACTGGATACCCTTTCTTGCTTAAGTCACAAGACGAAAGACCTTGAACTTCAG ATGATCAAGAAAGATGAGAATATCTATCAGCTTCAAAATGAATTGCAAGAATACACCAAGGAACTGACAATTGTTAAGGGAATTCTACCAAAAGTGTCTGAAGAGAGAGATTTGATGTGGGGGGAAGTTAAGCAGTATAGTGAGAAGAACATGTTGTTGAACCGCGAGATCAATATCTTGAAGAAAAAGATAGAGGGACTTGATGAAGACATACTGCTCAAAGAAGGTCAGATTTCAATATTGAAAGATGCCCTGGGCAAACCCTTTGACCTGCTGGCAAGCCCAGATTCGGAGCATAAATACTTGGTGAATTGA
- the LOC113723795 gene encoding F-box only protein 8-like, with product MDDEEIEKGERQMVRKRKRNAGIVVVGKSRTMLDHLPDELQSDILTRLPAKNLHQCMCVSKAWCSIVRDPPFLRAYLRQQPHGSLLVSITDARDYKGDMWFPENPIGLAVYYSPLLRVQDQVQCPQPFLSLVKIPSFDLFKGVTKVVNGLVCAYGSIGAMVCSVGTREIVWLPEISGFRNSAYEDYYFGYHPGNEVYKLLKISKSNSKQEAHILTLGRDSSWRKLAIGLDGSSERLPADSFLCNGVLYWVMHGLVERLGLISFDLKTEKFQFIEPPKHPIFSSRQSWWIPTKFRGRLALLVYGFWKNAEAECFSIYTLENCDDRGSSSWDRHAIPTPPEFRGAGRFCAQLVGNLPTGQILLTDMHIWKHCDDFIPIYSYDDQRNEFEKFIVGSIPQETIRALGFTFRLSYMAQQNVVSLAVLFRKWVKSKVNASTS from the coding sequence ATGGATGATGAAGAGATAGAAAAGGGAGAGAGGCAGATGGTGAGGAAGCGGAAAAGAAATGCTGGGATTGTTGTCGTCGGTAAGTCAAGGACTATGCTAGATCATCTACCTGATGAACTGCAATCCGATATTCTGACTCGGCTTCCGGCCAAGAATCTTCACCAGTGCATGTGCGTCTCCAAGGCCTGGTGCTCAATCGTCCGGGATCCTCCATTCTTGAGGGCTTACTTAAGACAGCAACCCCATGGCAGCCTCCTCGTCTCTATCACTGATGCCAGAGATTACAAAGGTGACATGTGGTTTCCTGAAAACCCTATAGGTCTAGCTGTCTATTACTCGCCACTCCTTCGAGTTCAGGATCAGGTTCAATGTCCGCAACCATTTCTTAGTTTGGTTAAAATCCCGTCTTTTGATTTGTTCAAGGGTGTCACTAAAGTGGTGAATGGGCTTGTTTGTGCTTATGGGAGTATCGGTGCCATGGTCTGCAGTGTCGGTACTCGGGAAATCGTGTGGCTTCCAGAAATTAGTGGGTTCCGCAATTCCGCTTATGAAGATTATTACTTTGGGTACCATCCTGGCAATGAAGTCTACAAGTTGCTCAAGATAAGCAAGTCTAATTCTAAGCAGGAAGCCCACATTCTGACGCTCGGCCGCGATTCTTCTTGGAGAAAGCTGGCTATTGGGCTTGATGGGTCTTCTGAAAGATTACCGGCTGACAGCTTCTTGTGTAATGGAGTCCTTTACTGGGTGATGCATGGCCTGGTCGAGCGGCTGGGGCTGATTTCTTTTgatctgaagacggagaagttCCAATTCATTGAACCCCCCAAGCACCCCATATTTTCGTCCAGGCAAAGCTGGTGGATACCGACGAAATTCAGGGGACGGCTGGCTCTGTTAGTTTATGGTTTCTGGAAAAATGCAGAAGCTGAATGTTTTTCCATTTATACACTGGAAAATTGCGATGATCGTGGTTCTAGTTCCTGGGATAGGCATGCCATCCCAACACCCCCTGAGTTTCGAGGTGCAGGTAGATTTTGTGCACAACTTGTTGGCAACCTCCCCACAGGCCAGATATTGCTGACAGATATGCATATTTGGAAGCATTGTGATGATTTCATACCAATATATTCTTATGATGACCAGAGAAACGAGTTCGAGAAGTTTATAGTTGGCAGTATCCCTCAGGAGACCATTCGTGCTCTGGGATTTACTTTTAGGTTATCCTATATGGCACAGCAAAATGTTGTATCATTGGCTGTCTTGTTTCGCAAGTGGGtgaaatcaaaagtaaatgcaTCCACCAGTTAG